In Candidatus Zixiibacteriota bacterium, the following are encoded in one genomic region:
- a CDS encoding ethylbenzene dehydrogenase-related protein has translation MRKLMWGLALLGLVLSTASCGGKHTAPTPEVVMVGRATLPVDPVDPAWQSVPEHVAKLLLQDMVEPRLLLPSTAEVRVRAIHNNVGVAFRLEWSDSTDDDVATPSRFSDACAVQLPMNSGADLPAPQMGESERPVEITYWNAGWQAIVDGRADTITAIYPNASIDHYPFEARSLDKNSTAQHEMAARYAPARALGNPMAGPREVPVQDLIAEGAGTLTPAASTRSRGRGVRTSSGWAVVIIRPLPGGLTAQSRSQVAFAVWEGSRQEAGARKMRTGWVPLSRETAP, from the coding sequence ATGCGGAAGCTCATGTGGGGTCTGGCGCTGCTGGGGCTGGTGCTCTCCACGGCATCCTGCGGCGGCAAACATACGGCACCGACGCCGGAGGTGGTCATGGTCGGTCGGGCCACACTCCCCGTCGACCCCGTCGATCCCGCCTGGCAGTCCGTGCCGGAGCACGTTGCCAAACTGCTGTTGCAGGACATGGTTGAGCCGCGGCTCTTGTTACCATCGACCGCCGAAGTCCGCGTGCGGGCGATTCACAACAACGTGGGTGTCGCCTTCCGCCTGGAGTGGTCCGACTCTACCGACGACGATGTCGCCACGCCATCGCGTTTCAGCGACGCCTGCGCGGTTCAGTTGCCCATGAATTCCGGGGCCGATCTACCGGCCCCGCAAATGGGAGAGAGCGAGCGGCCGGTGGAGATCACCTATTGGAATGCCGGATGGCAGGCGATAGTCGATGGACGCGCCGACACGATCACGGCGATCTATCCCAATGCCAGTATCGACCACTATCCGTTCGAGGCAAGATCACTGGACAAGAACTCGACAGCGCAGCATGAGATGGCGGCGCGGTATGCGCCAGCGCGCGCATTGGGCAATCCAATGGCCGGTCCGCGTGAGGTTCCGGTGCAGGACCTGATCGCCGAAGGCGCCGGTACTCTGACCCCGGCGGCGTCGACACGTTCACGGGGGCGCGGCGTGCGCACATCGAGCGGCTGGGCAGTGGTCATCATCCGCCCGTTGCCCGGTGGATTGACAGCGCAGAGTCGCTCGCAAGTCGCATTCGCCGTTTGGGAGGGTTCGCGCCAGGAAGCGGGTGCGCGCAAGATGCGCACCGGATGGGTGCCGTTGTCACGGGAGACGGCGCCATGA
- a CDS encoding molecular chaperone TorD family protein has product MNPDTVRLLREAAQWRLLGLLFECPQAGWQPQLAALAGEAGDHALQRAVDAACHEGSIELYSTIFGPGGPAAPREVSYREMTIPGQIFGELRTYYRAFGYEPSCGEAPDHIAVELGFVAYLRLKEAYARERQNPGEADVAAEAATRFIADHLAPMAVSLAENLARSDVAYFVAAGEALRNRIMRATAPVTV; this is encoded by the coding sequence ATGAATCCCGATACCGTCCGCTTGCTCCGGGAGGCCGCGCAATGGCGGCTGCTCGGCCTGTTGTTCGAATGTCCCCAGGCCGGCTGGCAGCCGCAACTCGCCGCACTGGCCGGGGAAGCCGGGGATCACGCGCTGCAACGGGCCGTCGATGCGGCTTGTCACGAGGGCTCAATCGAATTGTACTCCACAATCTTCGGCCCCGGCGGCCCCGCCGCTCCCCGCGAGGTGAGCTACCGGGAGATGACGATCCCCGGGCAGATATTCGGTGAATTGAGGACGTATTACAGGGCTTTCGGTTATGAGCCCTCTTGTGGAGAAGCGCCCGATCACATCGCCGTGGAGTTGGGATTCGTCGCCTACCTGCGGCTGAAGGAGGCATATGCCCGCGAGCGACAGAATCCCGGAGAAGCGGACGTCGCTGCCGAGGCCGCGACCCGGTTCATAGCCGACCACTTGGCACCCATGGCAGTGTCGCTGGCCGAGAATCTGGCGCGTTCTGACGTCGCATACTTCGTCGCCGCCGGTGAGGCATTGCGCAATCGGATTATGAGGGCCACTGCACCGGTCACGGTATGA
- a CDS encoding molybdenum cofactor guanylyltransferase: protein MPFADCTGIVLAGGLSTRWGCSKADVTWRGQTLLSHVVERLRTVSSEVIAVARREQQTSHWPVDRVVHDDPTLPAGPLRGIVGGLGACRTSLAFVLSCDTPGVHPALLMALRDRLTPGGLGVMAEWDDRIQPLVALYAIAARRPLEDSLRRGEQSPTRALATLPLRILSASECRDVDPLGLSFMNLNTPGDLARLESTLVSASDGAVHSVG, encoded by the coding sequence GTGCCATTCGCCGACTGCACAGGGATCGTCTTGGCCGGGGGCCTGTCGACACGTTGGGGATGCTCCAAGGCCGATGTGACCTGGCGGGGACAGACGCTTCTGAGTCACGTCGTCGAGCGGCTGCGCACGGTGTCTTCCGAGGTGATCGCGGTGGCGCGTCGGGAGCAACAGACCTCTCACTGGCCGGTGGATCGCGTCGTCCATGATGATCCCACCCTTCCGGCCGGACCCTTGCGCGGAATCGTCGGCGGATTGGGCGCCTGTCGCACGTCGCTCGCCTTCGTCCTGTCGTGCGACACACCCGGAGTTCATCCCGCCTTGCTGATGGCGTTGCGTGATCGCCTTACCCCCGGGGGATTGGGCGTCATGGCGGAGTGGGATGATCGCATTCAACCGCTGGTCGCGCTCTATGCGATTGCGGCTCGCCGCCCATTGGAGGATTCACTGCGGCGCGGCGAACAATCCCCGACACGCGCCCTGGCGACGCTGCCATTGCGGATTCTGTCGGCATCCGAATGCCGGGATGTCGATCCGTTGGGGTTGAGTTTCATGAATCTGAACACTCCGGGCGACTTGGCCCGCCTGGAGAGCACGCTGGTGTCGGCATCGGATGGTGCCGTTCATTCAGTCGGTTGA